DNA from Gephyromycinifex aptenodytis:
TGCCGATGGATCAGGCGGCGATCCTGGCCGACGCGGTCTCCACACCGTTCGCTGCGGTGGTGCGCACCGCCCAGGTTCACCTCGGCAACGCGGTCGGGGTGTGGGGCCTGGGCGGGGTCGGAAGCCACCTCATCCAACTAGCCAAGCTGGCCGGCGCGGTGCCGATCATCGGGATCGACATCAACGACGAAACGTTGGAGCGCGGCCTGCGTCTGGGCGCCGATGCCGTCTTCCGCGCTGACGACCCCGACCTGCAGAAGAAGATCTTCGACGCCACCGGCGGGCGCATGATCGACGTCGCCTTCGACGCGGTCGGGATCACCTCCACAGCCCAGCAGGCCGTGAAGTCCCTGGACGTGGAAGGAAAACTCGTCACGGTGGGGATGAGCGCCCAAGAGATGCGCGTGGGCACCTTCGCCGAGATGGCACTGCGCCGCAAACACGTCATCGGGCACCTGGGGTACAAGGTGCAGGACATTGCGATGCTGGCCGAACTCGTTTCCTACGGCCGCCTGGACTTGTCGGAGTCCATCTCGGATGTGGTGCCGTTGAGTGAGATCCATCGCGGGATCGAGATGCTGACGACTCGGGAGAGCAACCCGATCCGGATCCTCGTCAAGCCGTGACCGCCACCGCGGGAGCCGCTCAGCCGCTGGTGAAGGGCAGCGGTTCCCGCGTGAACGGGTAGGTCGCCCAGTGCATCCGTTGAACCACCCCGGCGGAATCGCGGTGTAGTTGCAGCAGTTCGCCGCGCTCGCGACCACTCACGGTGCGATACACGTCGTCGCCTACCCGGGTGAAGGTGGAGGGCGGGGCGTCGGGGTCGTCCGCTTCGAGGCGCGCCTGCAGTTCGCCGTGCCGCACCGAGAAGATGTGCTCCTGACCTTCGCTGAACCAGCGCCCGATGACGGTGGCGAACTCTTCGGGGACGCTGCGCCCGGGTTCCCACACGGCGGGCAGTTCCGGTTCGTGCTCGCGCAGGGTCGCGCCGAGCTCGACGGCGATCGCGCCGGGTGAGGGAGCGTTGCTGGCGTTCATGAACACCGAACCGGTGGTTGCACTGCTGCGGTGGGTGAAGACGCCGGTGATCGAGCCGGGCATCCCGCCGGTGTGACCGACCCAGAGTTCGTCGTTCTGGCGCAGCACCATGAACCCGAGCCCATGGGCCGCACGGAACCGCCGGGGGTCGGCGAAGGCGGTGGGGGTACACATTTCTTCCATCGTGTCCGGCGAGAGGACCTGCGCGACGGGGTCGGCGATGAACCCGCCCCAGCGGGTCATGTCGCGCGCGGTGCTGACCATGCCGCCGACCGCGTCGTAGGCGCCGGAACCGATGACGGGCTCCGGTAGCGGCACGTCGCTGCACGGCGGCACGAAGTACGTCCCGGCCAGAGCGCGGGGGGCTCCGGCCGGGGGCGGCCCGAGGTAGGTGGAGCGCATCTCCAGCGGGTCCAGGATGCGGCGCTGCACGCTGTGGAACCAATTGCCACCGTCGAGGCGGGCGATGAGTTCGCCCAGGACGGCATAGCAGAGGTTGCTGTAGTGCCAGTGCGTGTACGGGGTGTGGATCTGTTCGGCCTTGCCCAGCCCGGCCATGAACGTCGCTTCGTCGGGGAAGTGCATGTCATCCCAGACCCCGGTGGCGTCTTCGCGTTGCATCCCGCTGAGGTGGGTGAGCATCGAGCGGATCGTCAGAGCGCCGTGTGCGGTTCCCGGCAGGTGCTCCTCGATACGGTCATCGAGCTTCAGACGTCCTTCGTCGCGTAGCGCCATCACCACGACGGCCACGAAGGTCTTGGTGTTGCTGGCGATGATGAACGGGGTGTCACAGTCCAGCGGGATGTCCGGGTTGTCGATGTCGACGACGCCGACCCCACGCGACCAAAGCATCTGCCCGCCCCGACCGACCGCCGCCACCAAGCCAGGCACCCGGCCCTTACGCTGCGCGCGCCTGGCTACCAGCTCCAGCCGATGCGCCGTCGCAGCCAGCACTCCGCCCTGAGCACAGCTCGGGCAGGTCATGATTTCGCTGGTGGGGCCGCCAGCACTGATATCAGTCACGCCTGCCACGGTAGTGCGACAAGCGCGTTGTTCTGCCAACACCGGCATTCGTCGGCGGGCCGCGCCGGGGTCACCCCGTGTCGGATCTGACATGCGAACACCCCGGCGGAGAGACTCCGACGGGGTGTAACGCACCTCTTGGTGCCCGTAGGCACCTGCTGCGGCGGTGGCGGTGGGATTCGAACCCACGGTGGAGTTGCCCCCACACACGCTTTCGAGGCGTGCTCCTTTGGCCGCTCGGACACGCCACCGTGCTCGACTTTACTAGAGCCCCAGGGGAGGCACGAAATCCGCCTTCCTATCAGGGCCGATGGCAGGCGCGCTGGCCGTCGAGCACAGCGCGCGACCAGGGGTCCTCATCTCGTGGCCAGCCGCAGCCGCAGGCCGTCGCGCCCTCAGCGCCGGGTGGCGAAGAAGTCCAGCAGCAGCGCCGAACACCGCTGTTCATCGACCCCACCGACGACCTCGACGCGATGCAGCGCCAGGGGATCCCGGGCAAGGTCCCATACCGAGCCGCACGCCCCGGCCTTGACGTCCCAGGCCCCGAACACCACCCGCTCGATCCGGGACTGCACTAAAGCGCCGGCGCACATCGCGCACGGCTCCAACGTGACGAACAGGGTGCAGCCGGCCAGCCGCCATCGACCCAACGAGGTGGCCGCGTGCCGCATCGCGACGATCTCGGCGTGCCCGGCCGGGTCAGCCTCGGCCTCCCGCACATTCCAGCCCTCGCCGATCAGAGCGCCGTCGGGCGCGACGACGCAGGCACCCACCGGCACGTCGCCGAATTGCGCACAGTGAGCGGCCAGTTCCACCGCATGGCTCATCCAGGCGGCGTCGGAACCGGCAGGGTTGCAAGCGGGGGCCTCGCGCACAGGCTAAGTTTCCCCCATGCGCGTCCACGTGGCCGACCACCCACTCATCAACCACAAGCTCACCTATCTGCGCGATGTCCGCACGGACTCGCCGACCTTCCGGCGTCTGGCCGAGGAGCTCGTGACACTGCTCGCCTACGAGGCGACGCGCGAGGTGCGGGTGGAGCCGATAGAGATCCAAACCCCGGTGGCGCCGACCACCGGCATCAAGCTGGCCAACCCCAAGCCGGTCATCATCCCGATCCTGCGCGCCGGGCTGGGGATGCTGGAAGGAATGGTGCGTCTGCTGCCGAGCGCCCAGGTGGGTTTCCTGGGGATGGTTCGTGACGAAGACACCCTCGAAGTGCACGCCTACGCGAACAGGCTCCCCGAGACCCTTTCCGGGCGGCAGGTGTACGTCATCGACCCGATGCTCGCGACCGGTCACACCCTGGTGATGGCCTTCGAGTTCCTGCGCGATCTCGGCGCCGACGACATCACCGCCGTCTGCCTGATCGCGGCCCCCGAAGGTATCGAGACTGTCCGGGAGACCGCCGACCAGCTCGGGATTCCGGTCACTTTGGTCGTCGGGGCTATCGACGAACGCCTAGACGAGAACGGCTACATCGTGCCGGGGCTGGGTGACGCCGGTGACCGCCTCTACGGCGTCGTCCACTAGGCCCCGGCGAGCGTCCAACCAGCCTGGATCACGAACGGCGCGCGTCCCGGTGCGGCGTGGCCCGCTCATGCTTACCCCGGTGGTGTGGTTCGATGGGCCCGAGCCAAGACTGTTCGGCGCCTGCGCGATCCGTAACTATAGTTGACCGTCACCAACGCCCACGAGGAGTCCGATGCCACCAACGGTGAAGAAGATCTTCACGTGGATCTTCTGGATCTTCGTGCTCTATGCGATCCTCACCTCACCCAACCGCGCCGCCGACCTCGTGGTCACGGTGTGGGAGATCCTCGTAACCGGGTTCAACTCCATCGGGCAATTCTTCGATCGCCTGCTCGGTTACGCCTGAGCTTGGGAGGGCGCGCATGAAGCCCGAGCAACACCCCGACGCCGAGCGGCTTCGCAAGTACCTGCTGCGCGATGAGCGGATCATCGTGGCGACCCACCGGCACTGGGTCTCGGTCATCGAACCGTTCCTGACCGCCACGATCGCCCTGATCGCTATCGCCGCCATCTTTTTCGGCACGGGCGCAGGCGGCGGGCTCATCGAGCTGCTGCTGATCGCATGGCTGATCCTGTTCGGGCGAGCCGGTGCCCGCCTGTGGGAGTGGAACCTGGAGTGGTTCGTGGCTACCGACAGCCGCATCCTGCTCATCTACGGCTTCATCATCCGCAAGGTCGACATGCTGCCCATGAGCAAGGTCACCGACATGACCTTCCACCGTTCCATCCTCGGACGGCTCTGCGGCTACGGCACCTTCATCCTGGAGAGCGCCGGCCAAGACCAGGCGCTGTCGGACCTGCACTTCATCCCCGACCCCAACGAGACCTACCTGCAGATCGTCGGCACCATCTTCCACAGCAACGACGACAAGGCGGACGCCGAGCAGGAGTCCCCCGAGGCCGAAGAACCTCCCGCCGAACAGCCCACCGGTCGGCGCCTGTACGGCAGCAAGGATGCAAACGACCCCTGGGAAGAGGACTGGCAGGAGTCCTGGGACGACCCGACCTCCCGACCGAGCCTGCGCGGGGAGGTGGCCCGTCTAGACGGCGCAGAACGCGGACACGGCAGACGAAAGAATGCCCGCAAGGCCAGCGGCCCGGTGCTGGATCGACAGGCCGGTCACCCGGACCTGGCCGAGACGCTCTACAGTTCCCGCGAATCCGCCCAAGCGGACCCGTACACCACGAGCAGCCCGCACGAGAATCACCGCCGCCGCTGGTGGCAGCGTTGAGCTCAGCGGTGCGGGGGCGTCGCGGGGCTGGGCTGGGCGGGATGCTGAACGGCGGAGGCCGCCGTGCTGCCGCCAGGCTCCATCGTCGGGGCCACTCCCGGCTCTGACGGTTCCCCGGCAGCCTCTGCGTCAGGGGCGGCGGGTTCTTCGAGGGTGATCAGGTCGGGGTCCTCACCGCGGTCGAGTGCTTCGCGTCGCAAACGTCGCAGCTTCGCGTCGGCCTCCTGCATCCGGCGCTCATCGTCGCTGACGAACTGGCGCGGCGAAAGGAACTGGTAGAAGCCCAGGGCGTTGCCCCAGTTGTCGGAGAAGTTGGAGAAGACGACCACCTGCGGCACGGTGACGGACTCACCCATCGGCACGCGCGCCTCCACCATGCGAGCCAATGCCTGCTGAATATCCTCGACTTCGAACCGGATACGGGCGTTGTTGGCCCCGGGGCGTTCGTGACCGGTGGAGATCTGCAGCCAGGTACCGTCGCAGATCTGCCATTCCAGGAAGTCATCCATCGGGGTGGTGTCAGGGCCACGGCCGAATACACGGGTGTAAAAGTCCAAGACCTCGGTGAAGTCCCCTGCATTGATGGCAATCGTCATCCCGTGCAAGGTGTGCAGGTCAGCCATAGATCGAGAGTACGTCACTGCACGCCCCCCCTCAGCCTCGCCTCGGCGACAAGCCGGCGTGCCCGGGCGAGCTGTCGCAGGGAGCGCTAGGCACTCCGACAACTGGGCGAACGTCCTTATTGATATGCGTGATTCGGACAGATACCGCTGGCCGGAACGATACGAGCGGCCGATAAGAGGTGGGGACCTCTGGCTAAGAGTGAAGGAAGGAAGACATGAGCACCGACGTACTCGATGAGGCGCTGGTGGGTGCAGCGGCGGCCGTCGACGTTCACAATCGCATCTGGATTCTCGGGGTGGGCCGGCTCGTCGAGGCCTACGACGCACCGGAGTTCAGCGAGGACGACCTGCGTCAGATCCTCTCGGTGGCAGCAGACAGTGTCGTCTTTCCTTCCGGCCCGGTCAGGTACCTCCCGCAGGGCTATCAGCAGCAGGTGCAGCCCGAGTACCGCCTGATCACCTACTCATCGCCGCAGGCACCCCACCTTCAGATGACTCTCGGGCTCGGCGCTTCGGGGTTCGCCGCGGTGGCGCTGACTCGCTCCGGCGTCCTGCCCACCCACGAGCACGACCCCTGTGCCGTGTTGCTGACCGACCTGGAGTCGATCCTGGCCGACACGTTCACGTTGAGCGTCACCACAGCCGCCTACACCGGGTACTTCGGTCCGATCGAGATGGCTTTCGCCGTCTCCGGGGACGGCCCTGGCAGCACCCCGAACGTGTACACCGTCGACGGAGAAAGCGGTGAACTCATCTGCGCCGCTCGCTTCGACAATCCGTTGCCGCCGCTTTACCACGGCTCGGAACTGACGGCCGACTCCACCATCGAGTCCCTGTACACCGAGTTGCTGGACGTCGCAGCGCAGGCGGCCCAGCTCATCGGCGTTGACGAGCCGCAGCTGCTGACCCCGGCCGCCTATCGGGCCGACTTCGATGCCAAATTCGTGCGTCCGGTCAGCCCTGACTCCCTGGTGGCGAACTACCTGCGCACCTCCGCCCAGCACCGGCCCGAACAGGCGCCCACGGATTGATCCGGGGCTGAGGAACGGGTCAGACTCCGCCCTCGGCGGACGATGAGGTGTGCACGCGGCCCTGCCATGGTCGCCACCAGCCAGGGACGGAGGACCGGTGACGGGTCACGTAGACGACGCTCTCGTGGTCTGCCTGATCGCTGCCTGCCTGGTGGTTCTTGCCCACGGCGTCGACGCCATCGGCGCGCGCCGCCGGGAAGACGGATGGTGGCATTCCTTGGCGCTGGCCTTGTGCGGCCTGGCGCTCTGCCTGCTGGTAGGTCGACTCGCCTTCATCCAGTCCGTGGGTGATGTCATCGAATTGCTTGCGACCGCAGCCGCCGTCACGGTCAGCGCGCTGCCCCTGGTCGGGGTGCGCGGCGCCGGCGGAGAGCGACAGCGCCCGGCCAACCCCTGGGATCGCGCCTACCGGATCACCCCGGCTCGGGTGGCGCAGCTACTCTCACCTGCCGCGCCACCCCGGGCCTCCCGCAACAGCGACAGCAACGTGGACACCAACGCCAGCGCTCACGCCGTCGACAGCGTGCGGCGCACGCTCAGCGGCGTCATCCTGGACCCGCCGGGTACCGCGACGCACCCGAGGCGTGCCTCAGCATCCGCAGCGACACCGCCTCCGTCTTCGTCTTCCTCGGATGAGACGAGCCGGCCGCGGGTCGCCAACGGGCCGACCCAAGAAGCAGCCGAGGCCCTGCACGAGGTCGAGGACGTGCTCAACGGCGTCACCTCGCTGCTCGGGCTGCGGGCCGAGCGCCGCCCCCGCGCTGATCCCCGAGCGGAATGACGCACGCCCGGTTCGGGTAGACAGGGGGGAGACAAGCAATCCCCGCCCAGCAGATGCTGCGCCCCGCTTCCCCAGGGACATGCGTTTTCGGGCGACCCGGGTCCAGCGCGATCCGGCCCGACACAGACAGGTGGTAGCCCCCATGAGTGACATCTCTGCCGGTAAGCGCCGAGCACCCCAGGAACTGGTGCTGGTTCGGCACGGCGAGAGCGCCGGGAACGTCGCCGACCGTGTGGCCCGTGAGAAGGGACTCGGCCACCTCGAGATCGACACCCGCGACGCCGACACTCCCCTGTCGCCTGACGGGCGTCATCAGGCCGAGGGTGTGGGTAAGTTCCTCGCCAGCCTGTCGCAGCAGGAGCGCCCCAGCATCGTGCTGGCCTCCCCGTACCGGCGGGCGAGTGAGACCGCGCGGATCGCTCTGGCGAACTCGGATTTGGCCGATCGCATCGTCACCGATGAACGTCTGCGCGAACGAGACCTCGGCATCTTCGACGGTCTCACCGGTGCCGGGATCCGCGAGAAGTACCCCGAGGAGTCCCAGCGACGCGCCCACGAAGGCAAGTTCTACTACCGCCCACCGGGTGGGGAGAGCTGGACCGACGTCGCGCTGCGGGTGCGCAGCGTCCTGGGTGACATCCGCTCCGAGTACGACGGTGAACGGGTCTGGATCTTCAGCCACCAGGCGGTCATCATGAGCTTCCGCTACGTGCTGGAGGACCTGGAGGAGAAGACGCTGCTGGGGATCGACACCGACACCCCGATGGCCAACTGCTCTCGTACCGTCTACCGCCGCACAGCGGACGGCTCACTGCAGTTGGCTGTCTACGCCGATACCACGGCCGGTGCTTTGGTCGACGCCCCCGCAAATCTGTGAGAAGGCCAAGGGCGACGAGGGTGCCGATGCCGACCGGTGAGAACTCCGCCGACATCGTGCTGACCCCGACGGTCCTGCAGGAGTGGGCGCTACCGAACCTGGACGACGGCATGGATGCGCGGGGCCGGGTGCTCATCGTCGGCGGCCACCCGCACACCCCCGGCGCGGTGCTGCTGGCCGCCGAGGCGGCGATGCGCGCCGGCAAGCTGCAACTGGTCGTCCCGCAGTCGTTGGCGGTGCCGATGGCCATGGCCATGGCCATGCCGGAGGCAGTACAACAAGACCGAGGACAGCCGGTGGGACCTGAAGAACAGCAGCTATGGGAGTAGCCTCGAAAACAGGATCAGCAAAACGGGGAGCAAGCATGACACCCTCCTCGTCCAAGGCGTCGAGAACAACATCAAGCACGGTTGGTGCTGTGTCCCGCAAGAGGTAAAGAAGGGCGCCGGATGACCTCAAAGCCCCTGATTGCTCTCCTAGCAGCTACAGCGTTCGTTGCTGGTTCAGGAGCCACATGGCTGACAACCTCTTCCTATCAGCGAATTTCGATAAGGAAGTAGGCTCGTCAGCCCGTCTTGGGGTTCAAAGGTGGGTGGCCGAACAAAAACTTGACCCCAGTCCACACTCGTCACCCCGGTCATCCAGTTTCCTTCATGCGCTACCTACTTGGTCAAGAGAAGCGAATCCCAGCAGGATTTTGTCGTCTCAGTTCGTGACGCGAATGGAGTGGCAAGCTAGCACTGCCGCGAACGGGACCGGAGACGGTGACGACATAAGCTCAGAAGAATCCTGTAGGCATCAGGCGCTACCAAATAAGTAGCGCCCTCGAGTGAGGGGTGAAGAGAATTCCTCTTCACCCCTCACTTCGCTGGTTTGAGTGAGGCGTCGGGGTGTTAGGCGGAGGGCTGACCGGGCCACAGATGACGCCGCCCGCCGTGCCCCGACGCGCTGTTTCGGCCCGTCACCGGCTCATCCCCCGGCCCCGGCGCTGCCGTTCGTCGGGATCGGATATGGCCCGAACGGCGCGCGTCGCCGCCTGCTTCCCGGCGTTGAACGTGGGCGCCGTCCGGCTGGCAGCGATCACCGGAGCCACCGTCGCCTCCGGCACGGACCCGACCTGGATCGTGGCTCCCGACGGGCGCCGGTGGCGAGATGAGAGCGGTGCCAGGCTTAGGCGTCTCCGGCTCCGGTGACGTCAAGGCCGGCGTTGTCGTCGGGGTATGCGCCCGGCGCGCCACCCCGGAACAGGCGGCTTCTTGGGCCACCTACGCCCATGGCCGTGCGGGCGAGCGGCTTGCCGCGCGGGTCGGCGCCACCGGCTACCTCGGCCGCGAACTGCTGCTGGAGATCCCCCGGGTTCTGGCTGAGCTGGCCTGAGTACCGACTGCACGGCGACCCCGATCCTGCCCTGGCACCGGGGTCGGGGCCGCGACCGTCGGGCCGCACGCCAGTGGTCGGCCAGCAGGTACGGACATGGAAAAAGCCCCGGCTCGCGTTAGCTTGCCGGGGCTTTCTACTTCTGTCTCAACACAGAGCGCGCCCGAAGGGATTCGAACCCCTAACCTTCTGATCCGTAGTCAGATGCTCTATCCGTTGAGCTACGGGCGCTCGTCACCATGGCGACAGCGAGAGACTCTACCCTGCCCCTTGAGCAATGTGAAATCCCCTGGTCAGAGCAGTTTGGCGACCCCGCCGAGCATCGAGTCCAGAGCCTTGCGCGAGCGCTTCGTGAGCCGTTTCACAGCACTTAGCCAGGTCGGGTGTCATGCTCACTCCTGCAAGCCCTATCCGACTTGTACGGTGGGAAGTAGCACTCGTGCCCACGGCTCGGCCCGCCGGGTACCGGCGGTCCAGACCACCTGAGATGGCGGGTTCCCCGCACGTTCCGGGCTCGTAGCTGAGGGCGTAACTCAATGAAGAGCAACGTGAAGGGACGGCCAGCGCATGACAACGACCACCTCGACCAATATCCCGACTGAGGGAGGGACCACCCACGAGGCCCTCACCGCCTGGGTGAATGAGGTTGCAGCCCTTACGACCCCAGACCGCATCGAGTGGATCACTGGCTCCGAGGAGGAGAACGAGCGCCTGTGCCAGCTTCTCGTCGACGGCGGCTCCTACGAGCGCCTCAACGATGAACTGAAGCCGCATTCCTTCCTTTGTCGCTCCGACCCCAAGGACGTTGCGCGGGTCGAGGGCCAGACCTTCATCTGTTCCGAGGATGAGGCAGACGCCGGGTTCACCAACAACTGGATGGCCCCGGATGAGATGAAGAAGATCATGACCGAGCTGTATCGGGGGTGCATGAAGGGTCG
Protein-coding regions in this window:
- a CDS encoding zinc-binding dehydrogenase, translated to MTAMMLAERFTAETRKVTLEQIPIPTPGPGQVRVKVEYCGICHSDLSLIDGNFPAMLPVVTQGHEVSGYIDELGPGVHGWQVGDPVIPSAGRACTRCRNCRRGNFADCLNLQLMAFNFDGGWAEYVLTSATGLTRVPDGVPMDQAAILADAVSTPFAAVVRTAQVHLGNAVGVWGLGGVGSHLIQLAKLAGAVPIIGIDINDETLERGLRLGADAVFRADDPDLQKKIFDATGGRMIDVAFDAVGITSTAQQAVKSLDVEGKLVTVGMSAQEMRVGTFAEMALRRKHVIGHLGYKVQDIAMLAELVSYGRLDLSESISDVVPLSEIHRGIEMLTTRESNPIRILVKP
- a CDS encoding serine hydrolase domain-containing protein, with amino-acid sequence MTDISAGGPTSEIMTCPSCAQGGVLAATAHRLELVARRAQRKGRVPGLVAAVGRGGQMLWSRGVGVVDIDNPDIPLDCDTPFIIASNTKTFVAVVVMALRDEGRLKLDDRIEEHLPGTAHGALTIRSMLTHLSGMQREDATGVWDDMHFPDEATFMAGLGKAEQIHTPYTHWHYSNLCYAVLGELIARLDGGNWFHSVQRRILDPLEMRSTYLGPPPAGAPRALAGTYFVPPCSDVPLPEPVIGSGAYDAVGGMVSTARDMTRWGGFIADPVAQVLSPDTMEEMCTPTAFADPRRFRAAHGLGFMVLRQNDELWVGHTGGMPGSITGVFTHRSSATTGSVFMNASNAPSPGAIAVELGATLREHEPELPAVWEPGRSVPEEFATVIGRWFSEGQEHIFSVRHGELQARLEADDPDAPPSTFTRVGDDVYRTVSGRERGELLQLHRDSAGVVQRMHWATYPFTREPLPFTSG
- the tadA gene encoding tRNA adenosine(34) deaminase TadA, producing the protein MREAPACNPAGSDAAWMSHAVELAAHCAQFGDVPVGACVVAPDGALIGEGWNVREAEADPAGHAEIVAMRHAATSLGRWRLAGCTLFVTLEPCAMCAGALVQSRIERVVFGAWDVKAGACGSVWDLARDPLALHRVEVVGGVDEQRCSALLLDFFATRR
- the upp gene encoding uracil phosphoribosyltransferase: MRVHVADHPLINHKLTYLRDVRTDSPTFRRLAEELVTLLAYEATREVRVEPIEIQTPVAPTTGIKLANPKPVIIPILRAGLGMLEGMVRLLPSAQVGFLGMVRDEDTLEVHAYANRLPETLSGRQVYVIDPMLATGHTLVMAFEFLRDLGADDITAVCLIAAPEGIETVRETADQLGIPVTLVVGAIDERLDENGYIVPGLGDAGDRLYGVVH
- a CDS encoding PH domain-containing protein; protein product: MKPEQHPDAERLRKYLLRDERIIVATHRHWVSVIEPFLTATIALIAIAAIFFGTGAGGGLIELLLIAWLILFGRAGARLWEWNLEWFVATDSRILLIYGFIIRKVDMLPMSKVTDMTFHRSILGRLCGYGTFILESAGQDQALSDLHFIPDPNETYLQIVGTIFHSNDDKADAEQESPEAEEPPAEQPTGRRLYGSKDANDPWEEDWQESWDDPTSRPSLRGEVARLDGAERGHGRRKNARKASGPVLDRQAGHPDLAETLYSSRESAQADPYTTSSPHENHRRRWWQR
- a CDS encoding VOC family protein, which produces MADLHTLHGMTIAINAGDFTEVLDFYTRVFGRGPDTTPMDDFLEWQICDGTWLQISTGHERPGANNARIRFEVEDIQQALARMVEARVPMGESVTVPQVVVFSNFSDNWGNALGFYQFLSPRQFVSDDERRMQEADAKLRRLRREALDRGEDPDLITLEEPAAPDAEAAGEPSEPGVAPTMEPGGSTAASAVQHPAQPSPATPPHR
- a CDS encoding histidine phosphatase family protein, which codes for MSDISAGKRRAPQELVLVRHGESAGNVADRVAREKGLGHLEIDTRDADTPLSPDGRHQAEGVGKFLASLSQQERPSIVLASPYRRASETARIALANSDLADRIVTDERLRERDLGIFDGLTGAGIREKYPEESQRRAHEGKFYYRPPGGESWTDVALRVRSVLGDIRSEYDGERVWIFSHQAVIMSFRYVLEDLEEKTLLGIDTDTPMANCSRTVYRRTADGSLQLAVYADTTAGALVDAPANL
- a CDS encoding NAD(P)H-hydrate dehydratase is translated as MRAVPGLGVSGSGDVKAGVVVGVCARRATPEQAASWATYAHGRAGERLAARVGATGYLGRELLLEIPRVLAELA